One genomic window of Medicago truncatula cultivar Jemalong A17 chromosome 1, MtrunA17r5.0-ANR, whole genome shotgun sequence includes the following:
- the LOC11418141 gene encoding protein REVERSION-TO-ETHYLENE SENSITIVITY1 has product MMELNASYDIEQLRPKKKMEHDLWPLDPIDPKNAKFPCCLVWNPLPVVSWLAPFIGHVGICREDGTVLDFSGSYCVNVDDFAFGPVARYLELDRRQCCFPPNLSGHTCKHGYRHTEYGTAITWDDALRTSLRHFESKTYNLFTCNCHSFVANSLNRLCYGGSMSWNMVNVGILILFKGHWVDFWSVVRSFLPFVVVVCVGIFMVGWPFLLGLLSFSLLLIGWFLLGTYLVKSLLEC; this is encoded by the exons ATGATGGAGTTAAATGCAAGTTATGACATCGAGCAATTGCGTCCTAAGAAAAAAATGGAGCATGATCTGTGGCCGCTAGATCCAATTGATCCAAAGAATGCAAAGTTTCCATGTTGTTTGGTTTGGAATCCACTTCCAGTTGTCTCATGGTTGGCACCCTTCATTGGTCATGTTGGCATTTGCAGGGAGGATGGAACTGTTTTAGACTTTTCAGGATCATATTGTGtgaatgttgatgattttgCATTTGGTCCAGTAGCAAGATACTTGGAGCTCGATCGTAGACAG TGTTGCTTCCCCCCAAACCTGTCTGGACATACATGCAAGCATGGTTACCGGCATACTGAGTATGGGACCGCAATCACATGGGATGACGCCTTAAGGACAAGTTTACGACATTTCGAGAGTAAAACTTACAATCTTTTCACTTGCAACTGCCACTCATTTGTTGCTAATAGTCTGAATAGGCTATGTTATGGTGGATCAATGAGTTGGAACATGGTAAATGTAGGAATCTTGATACTATTCAAGGGTCATTGGGTTGATTTTTGGTCTGTTGTAAGGTCTTTCTTGCCTTTTGTTGTGGTTGTTTGCGTAGGTATTTTCATGGTTGGATGGCCCTTCTTACTTGGGTTACTATCCTTCTCTTTACTCTTAATTGGGTGGTTTCTATTGGGTACTTACCTAGTCAAAAGCCTATTAGAGTGCTAG